The segment GTTTGGTCTGCACCAAGCAGGCAGACACAGGGAGGGGTAAGCAAGCCTAATTCGGATGCAGTCCCCTTAACAGTCTCTTCCTCGTCCCCAGGACCAGCTTGCTGTCCTGCCCCAGTCGCCTGGCCCCGCCTTCACAGCCAGCCCAAAGTCTGGTCCTTCCTCTTTGGTGACTCTGGACAGGGCTGAGAGGGAGTTGGCAGGCAACCTCTGGTGGAGCATAGCGGGAGGGGTGCTGTTTCTGCTTGGCCTGGCCTCCTGGTGACACGACAGCCTCAGAGGGCTGCCTCAACACGATTTCCAATCTTGCTCTGTTGGTGAGAAGGTAACATAGGCCTCAGGAGCCTTCCAGCTGGGATGGAGGTGTTCCTTCGCATGCACTTGTCCCTTATCTTTCTCAGCAAAACTGGGAGAGGAAGCAATGGATTTCCCAGAGTGCACTTACCGTGACCTTTAGAGGAACCAAACCAAAGACTCGTTCTTGGAGAAAGTTGTTTCCTATTTCTCTGGAGCATCAATATTCTACTACTGTTTCATACTCTCTGAAGTTCAAGTAGGGTTGTATGGGGAAACTGTCTGGTAGTTTGGTAGGAGGATATGACTAAGGAAGTATTATTTTATAgaacttttaatttataattctggagaagctgttttatttttgtatttaaagttGAAGGataagggtcagagtgatagtacaacataaagctgccttgcacgcggccgacccaggttcgattcccagcatcccatatggtcccccaagcaccgccaggagtaattcctgagtgcagagccaggagtaacccctgagcatcgccgggtgtgacccaaaaagagttGAGGTACAATTTCAATAAACATGTCTTCTCCCCAGGgacatttcaaaataatatgtaGGGGAGAGTGAGAGCATAAGACACtgagaagatgaaatgaaaatttcaggAATGGAGAAGAAATTTGTCACCAAGATTAATTGGCCCACCACATTTAGCTGTTAAATCAAGAAACGGAATAAGGAGGCTGGGAGTTGTGACTCAACCTCCAAAGTCATCACCTGAGGGGAATGAGAAGACCGGGGCAGGGTCCCTATCCTGTAGGCTGAGCCATCTTCCCTTTAGGCTGAATGACTTCTTTCTGCTGCCTTCACAACGCCTGGAGATGAGAAGCTAAACAGTCTGGGAAtctccccaccttcccaccctacccctgcacTCCTCTAACTCCTCtgatcccctcccccatccaaacacacactttttcttttgCTGCCACAATCCTGTTCCCTTGCCTTACCTTTCAGTCCTGGATGGCCCAGAACTAGCCTTGTTCAAGAGAAATAGAGAGCACTGGAGAGAAATTGGCTGTTTTATGTTATATAAACCAGTGTTGGCCTCaagtcccctctctgcccccacttCCCTGAAgtctaaactaaaaataaactcaCCTTTTGCTGAAGAAGAGATTTACCTTTTGAATCAGGATTAACTGGGAGTCACCTGCTTCTGAGTACCAATCTCTTAGAAAACTATAGAGGTATTTGAGGCTAATAACATAGGCCCTTCCCTCCACTCTTTGGTTACCATGGTCtatacctccctccttccacATCTTAACCACCCCACATCTTAATACCTCTGTCCATCTCTTCATTGTTGTCTTGGGAATACACTTGACTCTCAGCCCTCatggatcatgtggtgctggggcttgaacccaggctgCCTTCAGCATGCAGAACTGCAAAGCACTCACCCTATTGAGCTTGCTCTCTGGGACCCACCTCCATctctgttgttttggggtcacacccagaagtgctcagggattgcttcccaggaatcactcctgttgggctctggggaccatatgggatgccagggatcgaagccaggtaggctgtgtgcaagggggcactctactcactgtactctctccagcacccccctccATCTCTTGACAGTCCAGCTGCTCCATTTGCTCAAACAGCACAGTACCCCCTTTCCCGACTATATCGATTCTTCTTGTCTACCCCTGACCCGGTGGAATAATCCAGCCCATTTTAGTTTTTCCAAAATTAGGTCTCTAGCTGGATGCAGACACTTTCCAGTTACAACAAGTACCAACTGAACACGGGCCATCCTTCCATTGCGGTGCCACTTTCAATTCATGAGCCCTGTCTACTAACTCTTGCCTTTCCAGAGCGGTATCAGACCATGAGCATACATTTCTGTCCCCCGTGTACCAGATAGTGTGGAGCAGCCTCGGACCTCACTGTTGCTGTGCCTCCCTCAGAGCACCCTCAGACCATGTCCCCTGTGTTGCAGCACGCCCAGCCCCTGCCAGAGGGCACCCTCTGCAGATGAAAAAGGCAAAAGGCAAAGACTGACTAGTTCAAGAGCAGGGTTCTAAATTATGCCTCCAAATTATTGGGTTCACTGCTCAGAGTGTGAGCCTGAAAACCTGGAGGGCAAGAGGAAGCAGGGAGAGACTTTTAATCTGTCAGAGTTGAGTGGGACAATAATAGGAAAGTTGAATGCAAATATTGGGATCAGATATAGGAGGAGGAGCTTCTCCTAGGATAAGCACCCAGAGGAGGAAGCTTCAGGCCTGTGGGTCTTGGGGCTTGTTTTCACTGGCAGCAACAgagctgtatgagggggtttgCTCCAGGAGCAGCCCTCAGGGTCCTGGTTCCCCATGGCTCTGAGCTGGGAGGGTGGAGCCACATCCCCTGGTCTCTTCTACCCTTACTTGGTACCCATTCCACTTGCCTTTCAGACTCTTGAAGCCCTTCCTGCTGAATTTAGGGTGTTCCTATTTAAGGAAGtagtgaccctaaaacaaacaaaatgttgcCCTGGGTAGAGTCTGAGGGTCTCCCTACAACCAagtcactatttttttctttgcttttgggttgCATCCTGTGATGCTCGGGGATACTCCTTGCTCAGTACTGAGAGTTGTTccctgaggtgcttggggaaccatgtggaacTGGGAATCAAAGTAGggcctgcaggcaaagcatgcactcaaacCCTTGTGAACCATCTCTCCATAGTGGCACCTAGAATCACTatcttaatattattattattgggtgtGGGGGCTTGGGTGCACCCcgaagtgctcaagggctattttgagctctgtgctcagaagccatTCCTGGAAGTGGTCGGGATCATGCGGTGCTGGGTCTCAATCCTGGGTCAATCAAGCAttcaaagtaagcaccttaatccctgcactattgttccagtctcTCAAGTCACTTTTCAATGCTGCAAAGAGCAGGTCCCTTTGTGGCTTCCTATTTGGTGTTTCATTTCCTATCTTATTTTGGCTGGTCcaaggaaataataatttttcccaaAGTAGTCTTTATTCCTAACATGAAACAAAATTTCCAGTGAAACTGAGGACTCTGGGTCTGAAAGAGCTATGGAAACAAAAAGGGCACCAGGGTTTTTggaaggacagagggacagagaaaggattCTCAGAGGATGTTGGTGGCAGCAGACATCACTTCTTGACTCATGAACGTGTCCAGGTCCAAGTTGGGATCTTCTAAATCCAGCTTCAGAAACTTATCCACTAGTGTCTGGCAGCTGAGGGGAATAAGAATAGTAGTATTTTGGGGAGAATAAATAATGGGGAAGAGGCTTTAGCACAGAAACTGGGACCTTGAGAAtttagggatttaaaaaaaaattatgaatttctGAAGGGCACAGAGCTGTCTGGGCCCATGAAAGGTGGAGAAGGGCTGAAAAGCACAATTAGAGAGAACCAGACCTTCAGCCACATACTCACTTTTCTATTTGCTTCTCTTTTAGCAATTCTTTGACAGGATTAATTGGTTTCCCACTGCAGATAAACTCTGAAACCTAAGAATAAGAaggcaggtggggggagagatgggTGGGATTTaagtaagaaaagagaaaataggagTTAGAAATCTCACAGTGGACCAGAAAGGTAGGCTGaaggactgaagcacatgctttgcatgagggccCTGGATTCAAgccacagcaccacatggtcccctgagcaccaagccagtaGTATGCCTCCAAGCACCTCAGGgtgtaaactgaaaaaaattgtttttaaaaaaggaagaacaagaggggctggagtgatagcatagcgggtagggcatctgccttgcacgtgaccgacccaggttcaattcccagcatcccatatggtcccccaagcaccgccaggagtaattcataagtgcagagccaggagtaacccctgagcatcgctgggtgtgacccaaaaagaaaaaaaaaaaggaagaacaagaggggctggagcaatagcatagcgtgtagggcatctgccttgcacgtgaccaatccgggtatggtctcccaagcaccgccaggagtaatcttcgagtgcagagcctagagtaacccctgagcatcactgggtgtgacccaaaaagaaaaaaataaaaggaagaacaagaaagaaaggcTATGGGTTCAAAACCCAGGTTCACAAGGGACAGTGAATGAAAGGAGCCAAGATAAGGTGGGTGACCAAGATCTCATCACCTCCTTGCCACGAGCAATGAGTTTGCTGGGCAGCCCGGCCTGtgcagccgtgtgcgaggcatgGGTGGCACTGGCAACACCTTCGCAAACCTGATAGAAGAAGACAAGGTCGTCTCCATCCTTACAGGTCTCCATGGtctaaaagagaataaaaggggaCAACGTGTCATCACTAAGCTTCCTGCCCCGAAACCCTTGACCAATCCTTGGGAatgagaagaggaagggagacaTGGACCTTGATTCCATGGAGGAGCCAGTCTCCAACACAAAAATGCTTGGCAGCGGGGCTCCTAGGGAGTCTGATTGGTTTCCTCACCAAATAATGCACAGGAGGTCCCTGTGGCAGTAGCTGTAGCTGAATGAGGCTCAGGAAGTTAGTGGCCACAAAGATGTGGGGACATGTGGGTCCAAGTGCCAGCCAGTATTTGAGCACAGCAGCTAGAAGTGCAAGCCCGTCCACCTGTGCAGAAGTCAAGGTTGAATTCAATACCGCTGGCACTTTATGCGCTTCCCCCTCCTATCTTGCCCTTCTCCCATTTAGCAGTTTATTTTCTGTCCACACTTCCCTCTTTTCCAGAGTCCAGCCTCACCCTCATGTTCCTTCACCTTGTATGCTTCCCTTTTAGTTCCTCATaagtccccatcccccacctcaccGTATTGGTTCCCTTTCCAAATTCATCAATAAGGACCAGAGACTGCTCAGTGGCATTGTTCACAGCTTTTGCCATCTGCTGGGCACCAGAAAAACAAGACAAGAATTTATTAGCATTTGAGATCTGGGATGCACTGACCACAATTGGTCTGTGAATCAAGCTGCTTATATATGAATCCACTCTACTGGGCTGTAGTTCTTTAACAACAAGTCATAGATTTTGTTCCTTTAGCATTGCCAACAGTGTATCACACTAGGCAAGGGGCTAACAAAGGCTTATGATATTAAGTCTCTTTGGTTTCTAAGCAGGATGCTCACTGCCCCTGGAGAGGGCATGTAGCAGAGGGAATACTATCCTGTTATCGTTATTCAGATAATTGCCACCATccttctcccagccccccacctccctttgCTCTCCTTGACCTGGTTGAGATCGATCATGAAGGTGGAGAGGCCAAGGGAGACAGATTCGCAGCTATGAATTCGGGTGAAGATGGCATCTACGGCCCCAATTTCGGCTTCCTCTGCTGGCACAAAGCTGCCCACCAGGGCCATGAATGTGATCAAGCCTACCTAGATATGGGAGAAGAGATGGCATAAGATCtgattgtgggggctggagcgatagcacagtgggtagggcgtttgccttgcacgcggctgacccaggttcaattcccagcatcccatatggtcccctgagcaccgccaggagtaacccctgtgcatcgccatgtgtgaccccaaaagaaaaaactgatTGTGTGGATGAAAGTAAAAGTGGGGCCAAACTAAGGGGTACATGATAGATCAAAGGGAGATGGACATAGTTTAAGAAGAGATCATAGCCTCTCCTGTATACTTTCAAGATAGTAAAGACAGGGctaaggatgtggctcagcaataGAGTACATACCTCACATGTACGAAGGCCTGAATTTGAGCCCAGTACTGTACATACCCACACAAAAATCAGTGAGGAAGAATGGAGAGTAGAAGGAGACACAGGGATGGCATGGCATTCAGTGGGGGGAAAAAGGAAGTTCAGACATTCAAAATCAATTAAAGCATTAAGTTCTCTACCTTAAGTTGAGAGTTGAGAATGGAACTTAGGGAAATAAGGAGTATAGATTAtgatcttttttctcctttcttttctttctctttctttctttctttctttctttctttctttctttctttctttctttctttctttctttctttctttccttctttctatttcattcctttccccctccctccctccctccttccctttcttccttccttcctccacacacagttgtgctcagggcttactcctggctttgtgctcagagatcactcctggcaggcttgggagaccatatgtggtaccagggatcaaacctgggccagccacatgcaaggcagatgcgttacaactgtgctatctccctggtcccagtTATGATCTTTTCATAATAGGCAGGTTTAGAACAAAGTAAGGGAACTGTAGGAACTTGGGTTAGCAGGCAGAGGTGCGGGACAGAGATGATGGACACCCAATCTGCAAAGGCTCAATTTATAGAAATTGTCCTACCTGTTTGAGGTATATGCTCTTTCCTGATGAGTTGGGCCCAGTAATGACTTTGATCCTGCCTTTGTCTCCACTGCATTCTGTGGAGTTGGGCACAAAAGTCCGAGCACAGAGTTCCATCAGAGGATGTCTGCAGTGAGTGGAGAGACACTATGCAGGTGGCCAGTGGATAAACACCCCACAAGACGGAGCCTTTGGGCCCTTTGTGCTTGTGCCTCCACTCACTCCTGTTCTCACCTGCCATTCTGGATTCGTACCCCAAGTAGTCGGGGATTGTAACAGGGCCTTGAGTATCCATAGTCCCGTGCAGCACTGGCAAGAGCCAGCAGGACATCCAGGCGGGAGGCAAGGTCCAACACCCGGGTCAAGGCAGTTGCCCGTGCCAGCACTTGACACTGCAGTTGGTACATCAACAGGGTCTCCTGGTCTGGGAAGGATGAAGAAAGAAGATCTGGGGTTAGTTCTAGGGAAAATTGGGAGAGCAACAATGAGATTACCAGAGGGACCTGGAGACATGCAGATACAGTCTAAGGTACCCAAGATATTTCAAGAGGAAGCAGAGGTAGAGTGAAGAACAGAGCAGGAAGAAATGGAGTTTGTAAGAACCATCTCCAAACTGCCCATTTCCTTCCAATTTTTCACTTCTCACCCCGAATGTCGCAGTGTAGGTCCCCTAGTAATGCATCCAGCTCCTTGGTTCGAGCACTACGATAGTGCAGCTTCTCCTCCGAGAGAAACTAGGGACAGAGTTCAAAGCTTTTCATCCTTTGGTCCTTCATCTCTCCCACCTAACCACCCCCCAagtttattttccctttgtcACAGAGTTGGCAAAACCCAGATGCAAAAGAGAGGTCTCATATTGGACAGCATTAATAAGACATGACCCTCTACTGCTGATTCATTTTCCTATCATCCTACTACAGAGATTTATGGTCTTACCATGAAGTCCAGTCCCTCAATCTCAAAGTCACTGGTCTCTACCATGGAAGGCAAACGGGGAATAGAAAGAAGGAAGCCAATCTGTAATGAGTAAAGAGGAAATAAAGCAAATTGTGGTATTCTGGGCACCTTTGCTCCCTCAAGAAATTCAGTATCCACCTATGCCTCCCATAGGGGTTGAAATTTACCAAAAGAAGTTTGCATTCCATAATTACCTGAAATTTCTTAGGTACCAATTAGTCCTTCAAAATTTAATATATCCCCTGTAAGACCTCAGTCAcaaggtcagagagatggctcaaaaggctaAGCACATGGTTTTCATGctgaagcccaggttcaatccctgccacctcatggtctcctgagaaactcccaagcaaagagtcaggattagcccctgagcacaccagatgAGGCTAAAACCAATACAAAGACATTCAAGAAAAAAACCTCAGGGATGAGAGGGGTTTTTTAGTACAACAGTAGGGTGCTTGaattacatgtggccaacctgtatTTAATCACCCTATATTTTGATCACCaactgatcactgagcacagagtcaggagtaagccctgagcacttccaagtatgCCCCTGCAAAAAAGACCTAGGCCACAATGCTGTCTCACCAGAGGGATGTAGATGACACTGCAGGAAGGAATGCGTGAGTCCAGATTCTCCAGTTCCTTCCAAGCAACCTCAGTGAGAAAACTGGGAAGTCCCACCAGCCTTCGTTTCTCTAAGAGGATAGGAGACATGAGTGTTTCTAGTCCTAGTCTAGGGTAATCACCAGGTGCAGAGGCCACCTGCTGAGGATGGTACCTCATCACTGGATAGACCACACCCAACACTTACTCTCATCAATGTCAGGATCTATGTTGGGGAGAACTGTGAAGCGATTTTCAGCAAGACTTCCCTGAAAGTCCACCTGAGGAAAGAAAATTCCAGTTTCTTACCCGGCACCTCGACATGGGCCCTGTCAGTCCCTGCTTTGACTAACTCTCTAATCacatctaggatttttttttcccccgcctCCTTTCCTCATCTGTTCTTTCTCCGCGCCCCTTAACTGTAGACTACATTCTTTAGTCATTCAATTCCTTTCTTTAGTCATTCAGCTAGCCCCAAATTTTCCCATGTTTCCCCGTCTTCTGTCCAGGGTTCAGTCCTTCATTTTCCTACCTTATATCTCCCTTAGATGCCCAGAGGCTCTGCCTCTTTCCTTCCACTCACCACCTTTCCAATGAGGCTGGCAATGTGGTACAAGTCATCAGAGAACTCTAGGGTAATGTCCTGAAAGAGCTGGATGGACTGAGGCAGGGAACGGCAGGCATCCCTCAAACCCAGGGCACTGTACACAGTCtaggagaaatgaacagaggaAAGTGGTCCACAACCAGCACAGGCTGagatggagggatggggagaAAAATCAGAGATCCACAGggaacaacagaaaaaaagatgcTTTCCCCAGAGTATGGGGAGGAGAAgggtagagaaggaaagaaatcaatggaGAAGAAAAGATAGATAGGAAGCAGTGGGGAGCAGGGTTAAAGGGGACTCGAGTAAATCGTGGTACTAAGGAATGGTACATCTAAATATCCTAACCATAGAGTCAGAAACGCTGACAACAGAAATCTAAACTTCAACAActgaacttaaaaatgtgcctgccaagatGGCCAGCTGGggatggagcagggagggaagaagacactggtggtgggactggtgatggaacatagtatgtctaaaacccaccatgaataacttgtaaatcatggaattttaataaaaaatgaaaaaaattaaaaagattatttgtttttgcatatttggggccatgcccagggaTGTGGTGGGGTGCTACTCttggtgcagtgctcagaggcagctCCAGTGCCAGGActcccacaagcaaagcatgcactccttTAGAGCTCTTTCCCTGGTcccaaagaaaatgttaaatgttaaaagcaaaaaataattagtGAGAGAGGAATATAAAATTCTGCAGGCATTACCATAAAAAATGGTGCTAAAATGACaactttagggccagagagataatacaggggttaagacaatcaccttacatgcagctaattCTAGGTCTatcccagcaccatacatggtcccctgagtaccaccagggtcaGTCCTAAACACAGAGAAAGgcatagcacctgagcactgtgggtgacctgggtttgagacGGAGAGTATACTGGGTGAAGGTAAGAACTTGGGTCAGTGAATAGAAGTAAGAATAAACTCACATTCATTCTGTGCTTACTATATACCAGGCAATATTCTAAATTTTTACATGCTCTTATTTCATTCTGTCCTCAAAGTAGTTCTCCCATGTAAGGACTAACATTCTCTCTGCTTTACAGACAAAGAAGCTGAGGTACAAAGAGTTATATATaatggctagagcgatagtacagtgggtaaggtgtttgccttgcacacagccgactgggtTTTGAGCCTTGGCATATGGTCCCATATAGTCCTCCTGTGCACCagcagcagtaattcctgagtacagagccaggagtaacacctgagcatctcggggtatgacccaaaaagaaaaaaagaagtgtatGCAAAGAGTTACAAAGAGGCATATATAAAGAGGTACAAAGAGGTAGTGTgctaggctagcaccttacccatcgtactttctctccaacctcAGGGGAAAACAAGAATAATGATGATAAGAATTATATTTAAAGGACTCTAAAGCaactttcttttgcttgtttgttttttgggtcacacccagcagtactcagagtttactcctgactctgtgcacaatgatcacttctggtggtgctcaggggaccacatggcggTTGGGGATGAACCCAAGCTGagtgcatgcagagcaagtgccttatatATTATGCTATATCTCGAGCCCCTTTCTAAAGCTAATATAAAATAAGTTCCATGGGACCACATACGGAATAATTTGAACATgtgtaaagatttttaaatacaattGGTTGGGACTACAGAGACatcacagtgggtatggtgcttgccttgcacccagccaatctgggtttcatttctggcatcccatatggttctccaagcactgtcaagagtgattcctgagcacagagccaagagtaacccctgaggattgcgaGGTGTGGTCCATagaccaaaataaattttaaataaataaattacagttGGTTGAAATACATGTATAAACCTATGAATTTATAATAATATCAAAACAACTCATTTGCTATTTTGGTTTATATTAGGAAACTAATTTACTAATCTAATAACTCGCAAATAaggataaagggaaaaaaataagcatgaagggagagaaaaatcaaGCAATTTTCTATGATATAATCTCTATTACTAGGTAACTGAAAAacaaataggaagaaaaaaatttttacagaTGGTTCTGGCTGGTACATGGAAAAAGGACAGAATTAAAATAacaacatttggggctggagcaatagcacagcgggtagggcgattgccttgcacacggccaacccgggttcgattcccagcatcccatatggtcccctgagcaccaccaggggagattcctgagtacagagccagaagtaacccctgtgcatcaccaggtgtgacccaaaaagcaaagcaaaaaaaaaaaaaaactacaaccaTTTTACAATCCTAAAGATCTAATGGGCTTAGGTTAAATATAAGACTGCTAATACCACAAAAGGGAAGCcagaacagtggatagggcacttgcccttaATGTTATGGATTGGCGCTTGATTGctagccatcccatatggtcccataagcctgtaagagtgatccctgatttcagagccaggagtaagttctgagcactgccaggtgtgcccaccctTACCTCAAAAAAATcagctattggggctggagcgatagcacagcaggtagggcgtttgccttgcacgtggccgaccagggttcaatttctccgcccctctcggagagcccagcaagctactgagagtatctcgcccgcacggcagagcctggcagctacctgtggcatattcgatatgccaaaaacagtaacaacaagtctcacagtgaatacattactggtgcctgctcgaacatattgatgagcaatgggatgacagtgatacagtaatatatatatatatatatatatatatatataattgcaaaggcaaaaattagatatttaattaaattgtattcaggggctggagatatagtacagtggatagggcatttgccttgaacgcaacaaaccaggttcaatatccagcacccaatatggttccctgaacacaaaaccaggagtaagtcctgagcactgctgggtgtgggcgaggaaggaaggaaggagggaaggaaggagggaaggaaggaaggagggaaggaaggagggaaggaaggaaggaaggaaggaaggaaggaaggaaggaaggaaggaaggaaggaaggaaggaagggagggaggaaggcagggagggagggagggagggagagagggaaggagggagggtgggagggagggagagagagagggagggaggaagggagggagggagctggagagacagtacagcagacagggagcctgccttgcatatgggttcaatcccaggcaccacatatattcccctaagcaccaccaggagggatccctgagtaccactaatgtgaaaataaaattaaaagtagttTTCATGTAGAGGCTGAGTCAGGGACTCATGCCTTGCCTGCACAAGGGATTTTCCTTTACAGCACTTCATggtcagccccaagcacctccaggtgtgtctCCAGtggcccccagcattgctgggcctGAGGAGCATGCATCATTGGCCCAAGTATTGTCCTCAGACCCAGTTAGCCAAGTGTCTCTGGAGTGTTCcctgggcccctgaacactgctggcagcccaaacaaaacaaaacaaaatgtattttcttttagaaatcatACTGAAAT is part of the Sorex araneus isolate mSorAra2 chromosome 2, mSorAra2.pri, whole genome shotgun sequence genome and harbors:
- the MSH5 gene encoding mutS protein homolog 5 isoform X1; translation: MASSGATVLGRTPQGTDPRAASASFPSPAAPGPDPGVAEEDDEEESAAEIHLCVLWNSGFLGLAYYDTSDSIIHFMPDAPDQESLKLLQRVLEEINPRSIVTSAKQDESMTQFLGNLASQKNRVPTEPEIIFLPSVDFGLEISKQRLLSGNYSFIPDSMTATEKIIFLSSIIPFDCLLTVRALGGLLKFLGRRRVGVELEDYNVSVPILGFKKFVLTHLVSIDQDTYSVLQIFKSESHPSVYKVATGLKEGLSLFGILNRCRCKWGEKLLRLWFTRPTQDLVELNSRLDVIQFFLIPQNLEMAQMLHHLLGHIKNVPLILKRMKLSHTKVSDWHVLYKTVYSALGLRDACRSLPQSIQLFQDITLEFSDDLYHIASLIGKVVDFQGSLAENRFTVLPNIDPDIDEKKRRLVGLPSFLTEVAWKELENLDSRIPSCSVIYIPLIGFLLSIPRLPSMVETSDFEIEGLDFMFLSEEKLHYRSARTKELDALLGDLHCDIRDQETLLMYQLQCQVLARATALTRVLDLASRLDVLLALASAARDYGYSRPCYNPRLLGVRIQNGRHPLMELCARTFVPNSTECSGDKGRIKVITGPNSSGKSIYLKQVGLITFMALVGSFVPAEEAEIGAVDAIFTRIHSCESVSLGLSTFMIDLNQMAKAVNNATEQSLVLIDEFGKGTNTVDGLALLAAVLKYWLALGPTCPHIFVATNFLSLIQLQLLPQGPPVHYLTMETCKDGDDLVFFYQVCEGVASATHASHTAAQAGLPSKLIARGKEVSEFICSGKPINPVKELLKEKQIENCQTLVDKFLKLDLEDPNLDLDTFMSQEVMSAATNIL
- the MSH5 gene encoding mutS protein homolog 5 isoform X2; its protein translation is MASSGATVLGRTPQGTDPRAASASFPSPAAPGPDPGVAEEDDEEESAAEIHLCVLWNSGFLGLAYYDTSDSIIHFMPDAPDQESLKLLQRVLEEINPRSIVTSAKQDESMTQFLGNLASQKNRVPTEPEIIFLPSVDFGLEISKQRLLSGNYSFIPDSMTATEKIIFLSSIIPFDCLLTVRALGGLLKFLGRRRVGVELEDYNVSVPILGFKKFVLTHLVSIDQDTYSVLQIFKSESHPSVYKVATGLKEGLSLFGILNRCRCKWGEKLLRLWFTRPTQDLVELNSRLDVIQFFLIPQNLEMAQMLHHLLGHIKNVPLILKRMKLSHTKVSDWHVLYKTVYSALGLRDACRSLPQSIQLFQDITLEFSDDLYHIASLIGKVVDFQGSLAENRFTVLPNIDPDIDEKKRRLVGLPSFLTEVAWKELENLDSRIPSCSVIYIPLIGFLLSIPRLPSMVETSDFEIEGLDFMFLSEEKLHYRSARTKELDALLGDLHCDIRDQETLLMYQLQCQVLARATALTRVLDLASRLDVLLALASAARDYGYSRPCYNPRLLGVRIQNGRHPLMELCARTFVPNSTECSGDKGRIKVITGPNSSGKSIYLKQVGLITFMALVGSFVPAEEAEIGAVDAIFTRIHSCESVSLGLSTFMIDLNQQMAKAVNNATEQSLVLIDEFGKGTNTVDGLALLAAVLKYWLALGPTCPHIFVATNFLSLIQLQLLPQGPPVHYLTMETCKDGDDLVFFYQVCEGVASATHASHTAAQAGLPSKLIARGKEVSEFICSGKPINPVKELLKEKQIENCQTLVDKFLKLDLEDPNLDLDTFMSQEVMSAATNIL